From Ignisphaera aggregans DSM 17230, the proteins below share one genomic window:
- a CDS encoding KH domain protein (COGs: COG1094 RNA-binding protein (contains KH domains)~InterPro IPR018111:IPR004087:IPR004088:IPR019964~KEGG: hbu:Hbut_1405 putative RNA-processing protein~PFAM: K Homology, type 1, subgroup~SMART: KH domain protein~SPTR: A2BML8 Universally conserved protein~TIGRFAM: KH domain protein~PFAM: KH domain~TIGRFAM: arCOG04150 universal archaeal KH domain protein): protein MDNNRSEGASNEDKANRFRRSVVVPGVTKLYLKIPPERLGVLIGKNGEVLKRLSSMTKTKISVDEANGIIVVEPLTPYTDAIDIMKVQDVINAIGYGFSPERAFRLLEEDQILIVIDLKQYVKPTENHLTRIKGRIIGEDGRVRKNIEEMTGVEISVYDDYIAIIGDYESANVAREAIMMLIEGRQHSTVYRYIDRAMKQIKRRRITSMWEKPP from the coding sequence GTGGATAATAATCGTAGCGAAGGTGCTAGTAACGAAGATAAAGCTAATAGATTTAGACGTTCTGTTGTTGTACCTGGGGTAACAAAGCTATATCTAAAAATTCCACCTGAGAGGCTAGGTGTATTGATTGGTAAGAATGGAGAGGTGTTAAAGAGATTAAGCTCTATGACTAAGACCAAGATATCTGTAGATGAAGCAAATGGTATCATTGTTGTTGAGCCATTGACACCATATACAGATGCAATAGATATTATGAAGGTTCAGGATGTTATAAATGCTATTGGCTATGGATTTTCTCCCGAAAGAGCATTTAGATTATTGGAGGAGGATCAGATTCTTATAGTCATAGATCTTAAACAATATGTAAAACCAACAGAAAACCATTTAACGAGAATTAAAGGTAGGATTATAGGTGAGGATGGAAGGGTCAGGAAGAATATAGAGGAAATGACAGGTGTAGAAATATCAGTATACGATGACTATATAGCGATAATAGGAGATTATGAAAGTGCTAATGTTGCAAGAGAAGCTATTATGATGCTTATAGAGGGTAGGCAACACTCAACAGTATATAGATATATAGATAGAGCTATGAAACAGATAAAGAGAAGGAGAATAACATCAATGTGGGAAAAACCTCCATAG
- a CDS encoding RIO-like kinase (COGs: COG1718 Serine/threonine protein kinase involved in cell cycle control~InterProIPR018934:IPR000687:IPR008266:IPR000719:IPR 018935~KEGG: dka:DKAM_1087 putative kinase~PFAM: RIO-like kinase~SMART: protein of unknown function RIO1~SPTR: B8D5N2 Putative kinase~PFAM: RIO1 family) produces MVSRDIDIDIEFYSRDREPRRKDKDLFETVEEVFDKATVLAVIELMRRRCIKELKGVISSGKEARVYWAKGFDNEDIAVKIYLTSTAEFRKGILKYIRGDPRYEWITSLHTHKLMAVWARKEYSNLKQMYDAGVRVPKPLCVYRNILVMEFIGENGVRAPLLKELNDAKAIDSNMAERFFIDIIDNIYKIYWNAKLVHGDLSEYNVMVYRDLLYIIDVSQAVKIDHPNAHEFLYRDIQNIVRFFSNEIGIKTPRPEELFNGIVKGIREIT; encoded by the coding sequence CTGGTATCAAGAGATATAGATATTGATATAGAGTTTTATAGTAGGGATAGAGAGCCTAGGAGAAAGGATAAAGATCTTTTTGAAACTGTAGAAGAGGTCTTTGATAAAGCAACAGTTCTAGCAGTTATAGAGCTTATGAGGAGAAGATGTATAAAGGAGCTAAAAGGAGTCATATCATCAGGTAAGGAGGCAAGGGTCTACTGGGCTAAGGGATTTGATAATGAGGATATAGCTGTGAAAATTTATCTAACTTCTACAGCTGAGTTTAGAAAGGGTATACTAAAGTATATCAGGGGGGATCCAAGATATGAATGGATTACATCACTACATACACATAAGCTTATGGCTGTATGGGCAAGAAAAGAATATTCTAATCTTAAACAGATGTATGATGCCGGTGTAAGGGTTCCTAAGCCACTTTGTGTTTATAGAAATATACTTGTTATGGAGTTCATTGGGGAGAATGGCGTTAGAGCACCTCTATTAAAAGAATTAAATGATGCTAAAGCAATAGATAGTAATATGGCTGAAAGATTCTTTATAGATATAATTGATAATATATATAAAATCTACTGGAATGCAAAACTTGTTCATGGTGATCTAAGTGAGTATAATGTTATGGTTTATAGAGATCTCCTATATATAATAGATGTTAGTCAAGCGGTAAAAATTGATCATCCTAATGCACACGAGTTTCTATATAGAGATATACAGAACATAGTTAGATTTTTCTCCAATGAAATAGGTATAAAGACTCCTAGACCAGAGGAACTATTTAATGGGATAGTAAAAGGGATTAGAGAGATTACATGA
- a CDS encoding translation initiation factor eIF-1A (COGs: COG0361 Translation initiation factor 1 (IF-1)~InterPro IPR001253:IPR006196:IPR018104~KEGG: sin:YN1551_2778 translation initiation factor eIF-1A~PFAM: S1 IF1 family protein~SMART: initiation factor 1A (eIF-1A)~SPTR: C4KK84 Translation initiation factor eIF-1A~TIGRFAM: translation initiation factor eIF-1A~PFAM: Translation initiation factor 1A / IF-1~TIGRFAM: eukaryotic/archaeal initiation factor 1A), giving the protein MSKKRDADKTVEQMEMPLPSEGQVICVIEELIGADFVKVRCSDGVSRTCRIPGKFRRRMWLSEGDVVLVMPWDFQPNKGDILYKYSRDEVRRLINMGKIAKEFVESGE; this is encoded by the coding sequence ATATCGAAAAAGAGAGATGCTGATAAAACAGTTGAACAGATGGAAATGCCTCTACCCAGTGAGGGCCAAGTGATATGTGTTATAGAGGAGTTAATAGGTGCTGATTTCGTTAAAGTTAGATGTAGTGATGGTGTTTCAAGGACATGTAGAATACCTGGAAAGTTTAGACGAAGGATGTGGCTTTCTGAAGGTGATGTAGTTCTCGTTATGCCATGGGATTTCCAGCCAAATAAAGGAGATATACTCTATAAGTATTCTAGGGATGAGGTAAGAAGGCTAATAAATATGGGTAAGATTGCAAAAGAATTTGTTGAAAGTGGTGAATAG
- a CDS encoding NMD protein affecting ribosome stability and mRNA decay (COGs: COG1499 NMD protein affecting ribosome stability and mRNA decay~KEGG: iho:Igni_0414 hypothetical protein~SPTR: A8A9J5 NMD3~PFAM: NMD3 family) produces the protein MKRFCVRCGVEESKDTPIIDNLCPKCFVEVKGIVKPIDFIEIESCGICGAIRYNGKWYYPTTPEEAKLIVREVISSRINVAEDIKIVSLDIDLGRIAEGVANIILKISIHGKTTMDIVKSIPIRWRKTICINCRRRHGKSYTAIIQLRYLNIDGEVNKFIDEISEMFTDFISEISEVDNGFDIKVLDIHTATKIVEMARRRWRYVRIVESYGDVMRRSDGSRYARKYISIRIMNIKPGDYIVVSGVPYTVLSVDGDVVRLLNSDGVEEVMPMDILIKGYSKFRSKRKESYRSG, from the coding sequence TTGAAACGATTTTGTGTAAGATGTGGTGTAGAGGAATCAAAAGATACTCCTATTATTGATAATCTATGTCCAAAATGTTTTGTCGAGGTAAAAGGTATTGTAAAACCTATAGACTTTATAGAGATAGAGTCATGTGGTATATGTGGTGCTATTAGATATAATGGTAAGTGGTATTATCCAACAACTCCAGAGGAAGCAAAACTCATAGTTAGAGAAGTTATATCTAGTAGAATAAATGTTGCTGAGGATATAAAGATAGTTTCTCTTGATATAGATCTAGGGAGAATTGCCGAGGGGGTAGCCAATATAATTCTAAAGATTTCTATACATGGGAAAACAACTATGGATATAGTAAAATCTATACCAATAAGATGGAGAAAAACTATTTGTATAAATTGTCGTAGAAGACATGGAAAGAGCTATACAGCAATAATACAGCTAAGATATCTTAATATAGATGGTGAGGTAAATAAATTTATAGATGAGATTTCAGAGATGTTTACAGATTTCATTTCAGAGATATCAGAGGTAGATAATGGTTTTGATATCAAGGTTCTCGATATACATACAGCTACAAAAATAGTTGAAATGGCTAGGAGAAGATGGAGATATGTAAGGATTGTAGAATCCTATGGAGATGTTATGAGGAGATCTGATGGCTCTAGATATGCAAGAAAATATATATCGATAAGAATCATGAATATTAAGCCTGGAGACTATATAGTTGTTAGTGGAGTTCCTTATACTGTTCTATCTGTTGATGGAGATGTTGTAAGGCTATTGAATAGTGATGGTGTTGAGGAGGTTATGCCTATGGATATTCTCATCAAAGGTTATTCTAAGTTTAGATCTAAGCGTAAAGAATCGTATAGATCTGGTTAA
- a CDS encoding Protein of unknown function DUF424 (COGs: COG2412 conserved hypothetical protein~InterPro IPR007355~KEGG: sin:YN1551_2782 protein of unknown function DUF424~PFAM: Protein of unknown function DUF424~SPTR: C4KK88 Putative uncharacterized protein~PFAM: Protein of unknown function (DUF424)), with translation MDKYFLKIHRGEGKVVVAICDEEILGKVFRDGPIVLDISTKFYGGERVSLEKVLEAIKMADIVVASGKRIVEELSKRGLASVEFALRVGDQLHIQIIREVYEY, from the coding sequence ATGGATAAATATTTTCTAAAGATCCATAGAGGTGAGGGAAAAGTAGTGGTAGCTATATGTGACGAAGAGATCTTGGGCAAGGTATTTAGAGATGGACCAATAGTTCTAGACATCTCAACAAAATTCTATGGTGGTGAGAGAGTAAGTCTTGAGAAAGTTTTAGAAGCTATAAAGATGGCCGATATTGTTGTTGCATCAGGTAAGAGAATTGTTGAGGAACTTAGTAAGAGGGGACTTGCATCAGTAGAATTTGCTCTTAGAGTTGGAGATCAACTACATATTCAGATAATAAGAGAGGTTTATGAGTATTGA
- a CDS encoding Translation initiation factor IF2/IF5 (COGs: COG1601 Translation initiation factor 2 beta subunit (eIF-2beta)/eIF-5 N-terminal domain~InterPro IPR002735~KEGG: hbu:Hbut_1086 translation initiation factor IF-2 subunit beta~PFAM: Translation initiation factor IF2/IF5~SMART: Translation initiation factor IF2/IF5~SPTR: A2BLR8 Translation initiation factor 2, beta subunit~PFAM: Domain found in IF2B/IF5~TIGRFAM: translation initiation factor aIF-2, beta subunit, putative), translating into MAMDTETKIIYSYDELLDRLYSKLPVRKSSRAYDIPQLELEYIGEHVIIRNFGYVCERIRRDPRIVARFLLKELGASGSVDEKNVLIIYKNIKAQSIINQYNRFLETYVKCPTCKSYDTELIREGKIWYIRCLACGAISSIKPV; encoded by the coding sequence ATGGCTATGGATACTGAGACCAAGATTATATATAGCTATGATGAACTACTGGATAGGCTCTACTCTAAATTACCTGTGAGGAAGAGTTCGAGAGCCTATGATATACCTCAGCTAGAGCTTGAGTATATAGGGGAGCATGTCATTATAAGGAATTTTGGTTATGTCTGTGAAAGGATTAGAAGAGATCCAAGGATTGTAGCAAGATTTCTCCTTAAGGAGCTAGGTGCTTCAGGATCTGTAGATGAGAAGAATGTGTTGATAATATATAAGAATATAAAGGCACAGTCCATAATAAATCAGTATAATAGATTTCTAGAGACCTATGTAAAATGCCCTACATGTAAAAGCTATGATACAGAGCTTATAAGAGAGGGAAAGATATGGTATATACGCTGTTTAGCATGTGGAGCTATATCATCTATTAAACCTGTATAG
- a CDS encoding RNA modification enzyme, MiaB family (COGs: COG0621 2-methylthioadenine synthetase~InterProIPR007197:IPR002792:IPR013848:IPR006638:IPR 005839:IPR006466~KEGG: sto:ST0515 hypothetical protein~PFAM: Protein of unknown function UPF0004 ; Radical SAM domain protein; deoxyribonuclease/rho motif-related TRAM~SMART: Elongator protein 3/MiaB/NifB~SPTR: Q974Z7 Putative uncharacterized protein ST0515~TIGRFAM: RNA modification enzyme, MiaB family; MiaB-like tRNA modifying enzyme~PFAM: TRAM domain; Radical SAM superfamily; Uncharacterized protein family UPF0004~TIGRFAM: MiaB-like tRNA modifying enzyme, archaeal-type; RNA modification enzyme, MiaB family): MKIYIETYGCALNRADTNIIKTLLIEKKIEIVDSPREADVIILNTCVVRYDTEVRMLKRLEELSKTGKKIIVSGCMARALPIKIRSVNPKAVLLPPQSIHRIYEAINADDGYIFFDEIKTFTVMPKIIDGVKATIPVAEGCLDECSFCIVKIARPHLKSIPIENIVNAVKEVISMGAIEIEITAQDLSVYGYDIYGEYALPKLLESILEIEREDFVIRIGQLNPRHLVNYLDRFIAILRDPRVYKHVHIPVQSGNNRVLEAMNRKHGVELFLDIISELRKKIEGIQIATDIIVGHPGEDEEAFMDSVKLITENYIDRVHIARYSPRPLTRSSLMKQIPDPIKKSRSSYIEKIYEVVAYEVNREYIGSIAEVWITEIDSRRNIAIGRLFNYRPVVLDRGPEALGRKAFVEIRDATFYDLRGIVKELV; the protein is encoded by the coding sequence ATGAAGATATATATAGAGACCTATGGATGTGCACTAAATAGAGCTGATACAAATATAATTAAGACTCTTCTTATTGAGAAGAAGATAGAGATTGTTGATAGTCCTAGAGAAGCTGATGTCATAATTCTTAATACATGTGTTGTTAGATATGATACAGAGGTAAGAATGCTGAAGAGATTAGAGGAACTTTCAAAAACTGGAAAGAAGATTATAGTCTCTGGATGTATGGCTAGAGCTCTACCAATAAAGATAAGAAGTGTTAATCCAAAAGCAGTCCTACTACCTCCACAGAGTATCCATAGAATATATGAAGCTATAAATGCTGATGATGGCTATATATTCTTTGATGAGATTAAGACATTTACTGTAATGCCAAAGATTATCGATGGTGTTAAGGCAACTATACCTGTAGCAGAGGGATGTCTAGATGAATGTTCTTTCTGTATAGTGAAGATAGCTAGACCACATCTAAAGAGTATACCTATAGAGAATATTGTCAATGCTGTTAAGGAGGTTATCTCTATGGGGGCTATAGAGATAGAGATAACGGCACAGGATCTAAGTGTCTATGGATATGATATATATGGAGAATATGCATTACCAAAACTACTTGAGAGTATCTTGGAGATAGAGAGAGAGGATTTTGTTATAAGAATAGGTCAGCTTAACCCTAGGCACCTGGTAAACTATTTGGATAGATTTATAGCTATACTAAGAGATCCTAGGGTATATAAACATGTGCATATACCTGTTCAAAGTGGTAATAATAGGGTTCTAGAGGCTATGAATAGAAAGCATGGTGTAGAGCTATTCCTAGATATTATATCAGAGCTTAGGAAGAAGATAGAGGGTATACAGATAGCTACAGATATAATAGTGGGTCACCCGGGTGAAGATGAAGAAGCATTTATGGATAGTGTTAAGCTGATAACGGAAAACTATATAGATCGTGTCCATATAGCAAGATATTCACCAAGACCATTAACAAGATCATCACTAATGAAACAAATTCCAGATCCTATAAAGAAGTCTAGGAGTAGCTATATAGAGAAGATATATGAGGTAGTTGCATATGAGGTTAATAGAGAGTATATAGGGTCTATAGCAGAGGTATGGATAACAGAGATAGATAGTAGGAGGAATATAGCTATAGGAAGACTATTTAACTATAGACCAGTAGTACTAGATAGAGGACCTGAGGCCTTAGGTAGAAAGGCATTTGTAGAAATTAGAGATGCAACATTCTATGACCTTAGAGGAATAGTAAAAGAATTAGTCTAG